From Glycine soja cultivar W05 chromosome 4, ASM419377v2, whole genome shotgun sequence, the proteins below share one genomic window:
- the LOC114409904 gene encoding uncharacterized protein LOC114409904 has translation MASSEGFLTDGQREILKIASQNVENLSSSPKSPSSLLAEHHHHVRAPSGGGKAQTAGHAARNVRRSHSGKYGRAKKDGAGGKGTWGKLLDTDGESRIDKNDPNYDSGEEPYQLVGSTVTDPLDDFKKAVVSIIEEYFSNGDVDLAASDLRELGSNKYYPYFIKRLVSMAMDRHDKEKEMASVLLSALYADVISPAQIRDGFFMLIESADDLAVDILDAVDILALFLARAVVDDIIPPAFLARAKKALPESSKGVQVIQTAEKSYLSAPHHAELVERRWGGSTHITVEDVKKRIADLLREYVDSGDTLEACRCIRELGVSFFHHEVVKRALVLAMEIHSAEPQLLKLLKEAAEEGLISSSQMVKGFSRLEEVLDDLALDIPSAKTQFQSLVPKAISEGWLDASFLKPSSEDGDIVVEDEKVRKYKKEVVTIIHEYFLSDDIPELIRSLEDLGAPEYNPIFLKKLITLAMDRKNKEKEMASVLLSALHIEIFSTEDIVNGFVMLLESAEDTALDILDASNELALFLARAVIDDVLAPLNLEEISSKLPPKCSGSETVRMARSLVAARHAGERLLRCWGGGTGWAVEDAKDKIMKLLEEYESGGVVSEACQCIRDLGMPFFNHEVVKKALVMAMEKKNDRMLDLLQECFSEGLITINQMTKGFTRIKDGLDDLALDIPNANEKFSFYLEHALKKGWLLPSFDSTATDV, from the exons ATGGCATCAAGCGAGGGGTTTCTGACCGATGGACAGAGAGAGATTCTGAAAATAGCGAGTCAGAATGTGGAGAATTTGTCTTCCTCGCCGAAATCTCCATCCTCCTTGCTTGCTGAACATCATCATCACGTGAGGGCTCCTTCAGGGGGTGGTAAGGCACAGACTGCTGGGCATGCTGCCAGGAATGTGCGCCGGTCGCACTCCGGAAAGTATGGGAGGGCGAAGAAGG ACGGTGCTGGTGGTAAGGGCACTTGGGGGAAATTGCTTGATACAGATGGTGAATCCCGTATAGACAAGAACGATCCAAACTATGATAGCGGCGAG GAACCTTATCAACTGGTGGGATCTACTGTTACTGATCCTTTAGATGACTTCAAGAAAGCCGTAGTATCCATCATAGAGGAATATTTCAGTAATGGGGATGTCGACTTGGCCGCATCTGATCTCAGAGAACTTggatcaaataaatattatccaTACTTCATTAAGCGTCTTGTATCCATGGCCATGGATAGGCAtgataaagagaaagagatggCTTCAGTTCTGCTTTCAGCATTGTATGCTGATGTCATCAGTCCTGCACAGATTAGAGATGGGTTTTTTATGCTTATTGAATCTGCTGATGATCTTGCAGTGGACATACTGGATGCAGTTGACATCCTTGCTTTATTTCTGGCACGTGCTGTTGTGGATGACATCATTCCTCCAGCCTTTCTTGCCAGGGCCAAGAAGGCTCTTCCAGAATCTTCTAAGGGAGTTCAAGTAATCCAGACTGCTGAAAAAAGTTATCTCTCAGCTCCACACCATGCAGAACTTGTGGAGAGGCGATGGGGTGGTAGCACTCACATCACTGTTGAAGATGTGAAGAAGAGGATTGCTGATTTACTAAGAGAATATGTGGATAGTGGTGACACATTAGAAGCCTGTAGGTGCATACGGGAATTGGGGGTTTCATTCTTTCATCATGAGGTCGTGAAGAGGGCCTTGGTACTTGCCATGGAGATCCATTCGGCAGAACCTCAACTGTTGAAGCTATTAAAAGAAGCAGCTGAAGAGGGACTTATTAGTTCCAGCCAAATGGTGAAAGGATTTTCTCGTTTGGAAGAAGTCCTAGATGATCTTGCTCTTGATATTCCATCAGCTAAAACTCAGTTTCAGTCATTGGtgcctaaggcaatatcagaaGGGTGGCTTGATGCCTCATTTTTGAAACCATCTAGTGAAGATGGGGATATAGTAGTTGAAGATGAAAAGGTGAGGAAGTATAAAAAAGAGGTTGTAACTATAATTCATGAATATTTTCTTTCTGATGACATTCCTGAACTCATTCGAAGTCTTGAAGATCTTGGGGCACCTGAGTATAACCCAATATTTTTGAAGAAGCTAATAACTCTTGCCATGGACAGAAAGAACAAGGAAAAGGAAATGGCATCAGTACTGCTATCTGCTCTTCATATAGAGATCTTCTCAACAGAGGATATAGTTAATGGTTTTGTCATGCTTCTGGAAAGTGCAGAAGATACAGCACTAGATATATTGGATGCATCAAATGAGCTTGCTCTTTTCTTAGCACGAGCTGTGATTGATGATGTATTGGCTCCTCTGAATTTAGAGGAAATTAGCAGCAAGTTGCCTCCAAAATGCAGTGGTAGTGAAACTGTACGGATGGCTAGATCACTTGTTGCTGCTCGTCATGCTGGTGAGAGACTATTGAGATGTTGGGGTGGTGGGACTGGATGGGCTGTTGAAGATGCCAAGGACAAAATCATGAAGCTCTTGGAGGAGTACGAGAGTGGAGGTGTTGTGAGTGAAGCATGCCAGTGTATCCGTGACCTGGGAATGCCTTTCTTCAACCACGAGGTTGTCAAGAAAGCTTTGGTTATGGCcatggagaagaagaatgatAGGATGCTGGATCTGCTGCAGGAATGTTTCAGTGAAGGTCTAATAACCATCAATCAGATGACCAAAGGGTTCACCAGAATCAAGGACGGTCTTGATGATCTCGCTCTGGACATTCCAAACGCTAACGAGAAATTCAGCTTCTATTTGGAGCATGCCCTGAAGAAGGGCTGGCTCCTACCATCATTTGATTCCACTGCCACAGATGTCTAA
- the LOC114409903 gene encoding probable Ufm1-specific protease yields MADDSNRSVRLLCRPKQLNTKGSDPGIHFWLIGSPFFPPLTVASFLRRIHTLPSSASPDLPKESEDLRTLIPKGFEVVGALASGDDTHARTAVDAARALMNLLYGDGTDRPVIGAVCGSDSGELRFVVSESENATGLESVSSVIEERDSEKFVWENGCLLHCELPIKLPLYYSLKNPTDVEKSYAQVTESVIAKLRDPQAVYMLEMSNKASRDISPPVIIRGVQLDFSTDLSKIKPLAEDDDGFNASSLSCSYFSISSKAGSPVFSAENADTIQVSVLFNSLGSSSASTVPVAEYFPVQEETRLLVVDIKLDVLCYSSRELPLKYAVSNLIIPGLVDQLNVVQKLMLPNLLAQHPRLKSYHFSPPGILHPITVFYELSFGETEMKQVEVRRSLHSRLGLPYDRPLLRISNALDFSKLKNNDMVSLQKGSTLLRDVHIGIPSSGVTGGTVSLVQGSYEYFHYLHNGYNDSGWGCAYRSLQTIISWFRLQNYTSIEVPSHREIQQTLVEIGDKDPSFVGSRDWIGAIELSFVLDKLLGVTCKVINVRSGAELPEKCRELAMHFENQSTPVMIGGGLLAYTLLGVDYNEASGDCAFLILDPHYTGSDDLKKIVNGGWCGWKKAVDSKGKNFFLHDKFYNLLLPQRPNMV; encoded by the exons ATGGCGGATGATAGCAACCGCAGCGTGAGACTGCTATGCCGCCCGAAGCAGCTCAACACAAAAGGATCCGACCCGGGAATCCATTTCTGGCTTATCGGATCCCCATTCTTCCCGCCACTCACCGTCGCCTCCTTCCTCCGCCGCATCCACACGCTCCCCTCCTCCGCTTCCCCCGATTTGCCCAAAGAATCTGAGGACCTTCGAACACTCATCCCCAAAGGCTTCGAAGTCGTTGGAGCCCTAGCTTCTGGGGACGATACCCACGCTCGCACGGCCGTTGACGCCGCGCGTGCATTGATGAACCTTCTCTACGGCGACGGAACAGATCGACCGGTTATCGGAGCGGTTTGCGGCTCGGATTCCGGCGAGCTGCGGTTTGTTGTGTCAGAGAGTGAAAATGCGACGGGACTCGAATCTGTTTCGTCGGTAATAGAGGAAAGGGATTCGGAGAAGTTTGTGTGGGAGAATGGTTGCTTGCTTCACTGCGAGCTTCCAATTAAGTTGCCACTCTATTATAGTCTCAAGAATCCAACTG ATGTTGAGAAATCATATGCACAGGTTACTGAATCTGTTATTGCCAAGTTAAGAGACCCTCAGGCTGTGTACATGTTAGAAATGTCAAACAAAGCCTCCCGGGATATATCTCCTCCTGTCATAATTCGAGGTGTACAATTAGACTTTAGCACAGACCTCTCCAAGATCAAGCCTTTGGCTGAGGATGATGATGGCTTCAATGCAAGCTCACTATCATGTTCATACTTTTCCATCAGCAGTAAAGCAGGCTCACCAGTTTTTTCTGCAGAG aaTGCAGATACTATCCAAGTTAGTGTTCTCTTTAATAGCTTAGGGTCATCATCAGCTTCTACTGTGCCTGTTGCAGAATACTTTCCAG TCCAGGAAGAAACTAGACTCCTTGTTGTGGATATCAAGCTAGATGTACTCTGCTATTCTTCCAGGGAGCTTCCACTGAAATATGCAGTTTCAAATTTAATCATACCTGGCTTAGTTGACCAATTAAATGTAGTGCAGAAGTTGATGTTGCCTAACCTTTTGGCACAACACCCTCGG CTAAAATCTTATCACTTTAGTCCTCCTGGGATTCTACATCCAATAACAGTTTTCTATGAACTGAGTTTTGGGGAGACAGAAATGAAGCAAG TTGAAGTTAGGAGATCCTTGCACTCAAGGTTGGGATTACCGTATGATCGTCCCCTTCTAAGAATTTCTAATGCCTtggatttttcaaaattgaagaACAATGATATGGTCTCTCTACAGAAAG GTTCAACTTTGCTCAGAGATGTACACATTGGGATTCCAAGTAGCGGGG TTACTGGGGGAACTGTTTCCCTTGTTCAAGGTTCATATGAATACTTCCATTATCTTCACAATGGTTATAATGATTCG gGATGGGGTTGTGCTTACCGCTCTCTCCAGACTATCATTTCATGGTTCCGACTtcaaaactatacatccatagAAGTTCCTTCTCATAG GGAAATACAGCAGACACTTGTTGAAATTGGTGATAAAGACCCTTCTTTTGTTGGATCACGAGATTGGATCGGTGCCATTGAATTGAGCTTTGTTTTGGACAAACTTCTGGGT GTTACGTGCAAAGTCATCAATGTTAGATCTGGAGCTGAGCTTCCAGAAAAATGTCGAGAGCTAGCGATGCACTTTGAAAACCAAAGTACACCTGTTATGATTG GTGGTGGTTTACTTGCATATACACTCTTGGGAGTGGATTACAATGAAGCAAGTGGAGATTGTGCATTTTTAATACTTGATCCCCACTATACAGGTTCGGATGACCTAAAGAAAATAGTCAATGGAGGATGGTGTGGGTGGAAAAAGGCTGTTGATAGCAAGGGAAAGAATTTCTTCTTGCATGATAAGTTTTATAATCTCCTGCTGCCACAGAGACCCAACATGGTTTGA